The Deinococcus sp. YIM 134068 genomic interval AGTTGAGTGCTGTTCATGAACCCGCGCCCACCGGGGAAGTGCTTCACCACGCTCCGCTGGTAGTAGTTCACGCCCAGGAAGTCGGTCGGCACGGCGATCAGGTCGAGGTCGCCGTGCTGGATGGCCGATTCGAACGCCGGGGCATGGGGGCGGTACAGCTCCAACATGTCCGCCGGGTAGCCCCGCCCGTACAACGGGTCGAGGAACCAGCGGTTGAGGAACCCGTCCCCCCGCCGCGCGGCGGCCACGTCCCCCTCCCGGTCGGAGGCGGCGTGCTGCGGCCCCAGGATGAGGGTGATCCCGACCTGCGCGTTCGGCACCGCCGCCCGAATCGCCCCCGTCGCCAGCCCGTGCGAGAGCAGGAGATGGTGGCTGGCGCGCAGGGCCGTCTCCAGATCACTCAGGCCGGGCGCGTGGACGCCCATCATGTGGCCCAGGAAGGCCGCGCACCACGGCTCGTTGTGCGTGACCCAGCCCCGCACCCGGTCGCCCAGCCGCCCCGCCACCGCGTCCGCGTACTGGGCGAAGGCGTGCGCCGTGTCCCGGTTCGCCCAGCCGCCCGCATCCTGCAAAACTTGGGGCAGGTCCCAGTGGTAGAGGGTCACGTAGGGGGCAATCCCGCGCTCCAACAGCCCGTCGGTCAGGCGGTCGTAGAAGTCCAGGCCCCGGCGGTTCACCGCGCCGCGTCCGTCCGGCACCACGCGCGGCCACGCCACCGAGAGGCGGTAGGCGTTCAGCCCCAGCCCCGCCATCAGGTCGAGGTCCTCCCGCCAGCGGTGATAGTGGTCGCAGGCCACGTCGCCCGTGTCGCCGCCCTTCACCCGCCCGCGCGTGTGGGCGAAGGTGTCCCAGATGGAGGGCGAGCGCCCGTCCTCGGCGACCGCCCCCTCGATCTGGTAGGCGGCGGTCGCCGTGCCCCACGCGAAGTCGGCGGGAAAGTCGGCTTTGCGGACGGTCCCGGTCTCACTCACGGTCATGCCAGCGCCTCCGGCTGGGGGTGGATCGGCGGCTGAGCGGCGAGCGCCGGATCGTGCAGAATGCAGCGGGCCTGGTGGCCCGGCCCCACGTCGTACATCCTCGGCAATCCCTCCTTGCACACGGCGCGGGCGTGCGGGCAGCGTGGCTCGAAGGGGCAGCCGGGCGGCAGGTTGGTGAGGTCGGGCACCTCGCCGCGCGCCTCGATCCGCTCGGGGTGCAGCCCCGCCTCGGGCTTGGGGGCCGCGCTCTTCAGGAGTTGCGTGTAGGGCATCTGCGGCGCGTCGATCACCCGGCTCGCCGGGCCGACCTCCACGATGTAGCCCGTGTACATCACCGCGATGCGGTCGGCCATATAGCGCGCCCCCGCGAGGTCGTGGGTGATGAACAGCATGGATAAGCCCTCCTGGTCGCGCAGGTCGAGCAGCAGGTTCATGATGTCGAGCCGGATGGACACGTCGAGCGCCGAGGTCGGCTCGTCCGCCAGGATCAGTTCGGGGCGCGCGGCGAGGGCGCGGGCGATCACCACGCGCTGCCGCTGCCCGCCGCTGAGTTCGTGCGGCTTCTTGGCGGCGTAGCTCGCGCCGGGGGAGAGGCCCACCCGCTCCAGCAGGGCGTTCACCTGCTCGCCCACGTCCCGCCCCCGCGCCAACCCGTGCAGTTTGAGGGGGCGCGACAGGATGTAGCCGATGGTGTGCAGCCCGTTGAGGCTGCCGTAGGGGTCCTGAAAGATCATCTGGACGTGCTTGCGGAATCGCCGCAGCCGCGCGCCGCCCATCCGCAACGGCACGTCCTCGCCCACCAGGGTCATCGTGCCCGAGGTCGGCTCGTACAGGTGGCCGATCAGCCGGGCGATGGTGCTCTTGCCCGACCCCGACTCGCCCACGAGACCCAGCACCTCCCCGCGCCCGATGGCGAGGTCCACCCCGTTGACGGCGGTGACGCTCTTGCCCGCGCGCCCGACCTTGAAGACCTTCGTGAGACCACGCGCCTCGAAGGCGGTGGGCGTGCCTCCCCCGGCGGTGGGCGTCAAGTTCCGATCAGTCGCTGGCGAGAGCATGGCCCTCCTCTCTGGGTGCCGCTTCCTTCACGGCGGGCGAGTGCAGGAAGCACGCGACCCGGTGGCCCGGCTCGACCTCCACGTTGGCGGGCTTCTTCACGTCACACGTGCCCGGCATCCGCGACGGGCAGCGGTCGAAGAAGGGGCAGTAATCCAGCTCCAGCGCCAGCGACGGCGGGCGGCCCGGAATGCCCTCGCGCCGCTCGCGCTCGCCCGACAGGGGCGGGAAGGCCGTCATCAGCCGCCGCGTGTACGGGTGCTTGGGATTCTGGTAAATCTCCCGCGCGGGGGCCTCCTCCACGATCTCGCCCGCGTACATGATGGCGATGCGGTCGCTCATCTCGACCAGCAGCGAGAGGTCGTGCGTGATGAAGATGATGGCGATGCCCAGCTCCCGCCGTACCTCGTCGATCTCCTGCAGGATTTGCCGCTGCACCACCACGTCCAGCGCCGTCGTCGGCTCGTCCATCACGACCAGCTTGGGTTCCAGCGCCAGCGCGATGGCGATCACCACCCGCTGCTTCATCCCGCCCGAGAGCTGGTGTGGGTACGCGTCGAGGTAGCTCTCGCGGATGCCGACGAGGCGGAAGAGTTCGCGGGCGCGGGCATCCAGCTTCGTCTTGTCCTTCACCCCGTGCGCCTGCATCGCGTCGTACACCTGCTCGCGCACCTTGAGGACCGGGTTGAGGATGTTCATGCTCGCCTGGAAGACGAGGGAATAGTCCTTCCAGCGCACCCGCCGCAGCTCCTCGGGCGTCATGGCGAGCAGGTCCCTGCCGTCCAGCACCGCCTCGCCGCCGAAGACGGCACCGGGTGGGTCGAGCAGCCGGGTTGCCGCGAACGCCAGCGTGGACTTGCCGCAGCCCGACTCGCCCGCCAGGCCGACGAACTCCCCGGCCTTCACGTCCAGCGACACGTCCCGCACCGCGCGCACCGGCCCCGTCCGCGTCGTGTACCCCGCGTCGAGGTGCCGGATGGCGAGCAGCGGGGCACCCGGCTCCTGTGCCGCCACTCCGCGACCCTTGCCGCGCCGCAGCACCCGCGTCGCCTTGCCCGCGTGGTTGGCCTTGGGGTTCGTGATCTCGTCGATGCCGAAGTTCAACAGCGCGAAGGCGGTGCCCAGCAGCGCGATGCCCAGGCCGGGCGGCACGAACCACCACCACGCCCCCTGGAGGAGTGCGCCGCGCGCCTGTGCCCAGTACAGCATCGTGCCCCAGGTGACGCTGCCCACGTCGCCGATCCCGATGAAGGACAAGAAGGCCTCGCTCAGCACCGCGTACAGGGCGGTGGAGAAGAAGTTGGCGGCGATCAGGCCCAGCAGGTTGGGCAGCATCTCCGCGAAGATGATGCGGCCCGGTCCCTCGCCCGTGGCGATGGCCGACTGCACGAAGTCGCGGCCCCGCAGCGCCATCGCCTGCCCGCGCAGCACCCGCGCCCCGAAGGCCCAGCCCGTCAGCGCGATCACGAGGATGATCGCCCAGGTGCCCCCGCCGCGCAAAAAAGCGCTCGCCACGATCAGGAGCGGCAGGCCCGGCAGCACGAGAAAGACGTTGATGACCGTGTTGATGATCTCGTCGGTGCGCCCGCCGAAGTAGGCGGCGGCCAGCCCCACCGCCGTGCCGATGGCGGTGGCGACCAGGCTCGACAGGAAGCCGATCAGCAGCGTGAGCCGCACCCCGTAGATTACCTGTGCGAGCACGTCCTGCCCCAGCGCCGTGGTGCCCAGCGGATGCGCCGCCGAGGGCCTCAGCCACGCGCCGAATTCCAGCGAGGTGGGGTCATACGGCGTGAGCAGCGGCGCGAAAAGGCCCATCAGCAGCATCAGCAGCATCAGGACAGCGCCCGTCGCGGCGCGCGGCGAACCCAGCACGAAGCGCAGCCCGCCCACGTTGAACTTCGGCTTGGGCGTGCGATTGAGGGGAATGACGGTCACGCGGTCCTCCCGTCACGCACACGCGGGTCCAGCACCGCGTACAGCGCGTCCACGATGAAGTTGGCGACGAGGACCGCCAGCGCGATGTACAGGAAGATCGCCTGCATCAGCGGGTAGTCGAGACCGACGACCGCGTTGTACAGGTACAGCCCCAGCCCCGGATAGGAGAAGACGATCTCGGTGGCGATGGCCCCGCCCACCACGAAGCCCAGGGCGATGCCGAAGGCGGTGAAGCTCGGCAGGAGGGCGTTCCTGAGCACGTAGCGGTTCAGGATGCGGCGCTCGGACAGTCCCTTGGCCCGCGCGAAGGCGAGGTAGTCCTCCCCCATCACGTTCATCACGTTGTTCCGCATGGTGATCAGCCAGCCGCCCGCCGACGTGATGATGATCGTCAGCGCGGGCAGCATGGCGTGCCGCAGCAGCGACGACCACCACTCCGGCGTCCAGGCGGTCAGGAAGGGGTCGAGGTTGCCGCTGATGGGAAAGAGGCTGAGCCGGAACGCGAGCAGGTACAGCAGCAGCAGCGCGAACCACAGGTACGGCATCGAGTTGAGAAACAGCGCGACCGGCGGCAGGGCGTCCGCCAACGCGCCGCCGCGCCGCCACGCGGAGTACAGCCCGAAGGCGCTGCCGATCAGGAAGGAGATGACGGTCGTGACGCCGACCAGTCCGAGGGTCCACGGGGCCGCCGTCGCGATGATGTCGCTCACGGGCGTCGGGAACTGCGTGATGGAGCGCCCGAAGTCACCCTGCACCAGCCGCCCGAGGTACGAGAAGTACTGGCTGATCAGGCTGCCCTGATTGTCGAGGCCGTAGGCTTTGGTGAGGGCCTCCACCGCCTGCGGGTCGAGGCGTCCCTGGTACTTGGCGATCATCGCGCCGATGGGGTTGCCCGGCACGAGGCGCGGCAGGATGAAGTTGAGCGTCACCGCCACCCACAGGGTGAACAGCAGGATGCCGAACTTGCGAAGCAGATAGGGCATGGGATTCTCCAGTGCCGGGGCAAGGGGCAAGGGTCGGGGGTCAAGGGCCGAGGGGCCAGCACGCCCGGACCCCCGACCCCCCCCGGTTGCCCCGACCTACTTGGGCTTGACGTTGAGGTACATCAGCCGGGCACCCGGCACGTCGTCGGGGCTGCCGTCGTTGTAGGGGTTTTGCGCGCTCGGGAAGTTCGTGAACTTGGAGGTGTTGAACAGCGAGAACTGCGCGCGGTCGGTCAGCGGCACCCACGGCATGTCCCGCATCACCGTGCTGACCATGGTGGCGACCGCCTTTTCCTGCGCGGCGGGATCGCTCGTCGAGCGGTAGCTGGCGATGGCCTGCGTCAGGGCGGGGTTGGTGTAGCGCGAGAGGTTCGAGGGCGCGGTCTTGCCCACCGCCGCGCTGAGTTCCGGCGAGAACGACGAGTAGAACAGGTAGTACGGCGAGGGACCGTTGCCCCAGCCCCAGCTCACGCCCATGTCGTAGGTGGCGGTCTGGAGGCCGCCCGCGTAGCTGCTCCACTGCTGCTGGTCGATGGAGGTGGTGATGCCGACCCGCTTGAGGTTGTCACCGATCACCTGCGCCATCGTGATGAAGTCGGTCCAGCCCGCGCCCACCAGAATCTTGTAGGTCGGCAGCGGCTGGCCGTCCTTGCCCAGGCGGACGCCCTGCGCGTTCTTGCGGTATCCGGCGGCGGTCAGCGCCCGGTCGGCGGCGGCGGCGTCGAACTTGGCCGTCATGCCCCGCATGCTGGCGGGCAGCCACTCGCTCTGCTGCGCGGGAATGACCGCGCTCGCCGGGGCCGCGCCCACCACGCCCGAGTAGGCCTTGAGGGCCACGTCCTTGGTGTTGATCGCCCCCGCGACCGCGCGCCGGAAGGCCGCGTCGTTGAAGGGGGCTTTGGTCGTGTTGAAGTACAGGAAGTTCGAGTTGTTCGTCGGCCACCAGTACTGGTAGTTCGGCCCCTTCGACGCGTAGCCGCCCTTGGGGTCGGGGATGCCGACGTAGCCGTAGTCGGCCTCGTTCTTGAGCAGTTGCAGCAGGGCGGCGTCGTTGCCGCTCGTCGCGCGCCACACCACCGCGTCCACGTACGGCTGCCCCTTGATCCAGTAGGTGGGATTCTTGAGCACCCGCACCGCCTGCTGGCTGTAGGCGTCGAAGGTGAAGGGGCCGGTGCCGACCGGCTTGGCGTTGGTGTACGTCACCGGGTCCGTCACGGCGCTCCACAGGTGCTGGGGCACGATGGCCTGGTTGGCGATGTAGAAGAAGATCGGCGTGTTGGCACGGTTGAAGGTGAAGGTGACGGTGTTGCCGCTCGCCCGGACGCCCGTGAGGCCGTTCTTCCAGACGCCGCTGAGGTCGAGCGCCGGGTACTGCTTCATGTAGTTGAAGGTAAAGGCCACGTCGGCGGCGCTGAAGGCCCGACCGTCGTGCCAGCGCACGCCGGGGCGGGTCGCGACGGTGAGGGTCCGGTTGTCCTTGCTCCAGGTGTACTTCGTGCCCAGGACGTTGGTGACCTTGCCGTTGAGGCCGTTGACGTAGAACAGCGTCTCGTAGATCGCGGAGTTGGTCGCCTGGAGGTGCTGGTCGGCGGGTGAGAAGGGGTTGAGGTTCTGCCCGCCCCACTGGGCCGCGCGCACGACGGTGAAGGTCGTCCTGGGCTGCTGGGCGAGGGCATACGTGCCCAGGGCGGCGGTGAGCAGGGCGAGGGGGGCGGCGAGCTTGAGGATGGGCGTCATGGTGACCTCGGGGTTCTCCGGCACGGGGCCGGGCGTGGGGGACGGGGTGGGGACAGGGCGGCGGCGGGCGGGACGCTGATGCTCACGGGGGCGGCCCGGTGGAGTGGCGCACGATCAGGGAGGTGGGAAAGGGGGGCGGCGGCGGCGGCGACAGGCCGCGCACGAGGTCGAGCAGCCGCCGCACCGCCGCCGCCCCCATCTCGGGCAGTGGCTGACGCACGGTGGTCAGGGGCGGGCGGCCCCGCGCGGCGGCCCCCACGTCGTCGTAGCCCACGACCGACAGCTCGCCCGGCACCCGCACCCCCCGCCGCTCGGCGGCGCGCAGCACCCCCAGCGCCGTCGAGTCGTTGGCCGCGAAGATCGCCGTGGGCGGCTCGGACAGCGCCAGCAGCGCCCCGGCGGCCTGCTCGCCGCCCGCCTCGGTAAAGTCGCCCTGCGCGAGGTAGGCGGGCGGCACCTCCACCCCGCCCGCCCGCAGCCCCCCCAGAAAGCCGCGCTCGCGCGCCGCCGACTCCTCGCGGTAGACCGGGGAGGTGTCCGGCCCCCGGATGTACGCCACCCGGCGGTGGCCCAGCGCCAGCAGGTGCCGCGCCACGAGTTCGCCGCCGTGCACGTTGTCGCCGCGCACGCTGAGGGGGGTACACGACCCCGCCGTGACCACCGGCAGGGCGTCCCGAAACACCTGATGCTCGTCGCCGCTGGGCAGGATGAGCAGCACCCCGTCCGCCAGGGTCCGCAGCAGGGCCGCCCGCTCGCGCTCCAGCGCCGGGCTGCCCGACGTGGTGAAGACCGCCAGATTCATCCCCGCGTCCTCGGCGGCGGCCAGCGCCCCGTGCAGCAGTTCGGTCACGTAGGGCACCCCGTAGCGCGGGGCCAGCACGCCGATCAGGTTCGTGCGCCGCCCCGCCAGCACCCGCGCCGCCGGATTCGCCACGTACCCCGTCTCCTCGACCGCCCGCAGCACCCGCAGCCGGGTCGCCTCGGACATGCCGGGCTTGCCGTTGATGACGTTCGAGGCCGTCATCCTCGATACGCCCGCCAGCCGCGCGATGTCCGTGAGGGTCGCCGGCGCGGAGAACGGGACGATGGGGGAGATGGGGGCCGGTTCCGTCAAGGGCGCTCCTGGGAACGTGACGCGAAAGGCGGGCGAGAACGGGCGGGCCGCCTGGCCCAGCCGCGCGCCTCGTGGCAGAGGTGATGGGTTGGTGTACCGGTAAAGTAAGCCTTCCTTAAGGACATGTCAAGACAAGGCAAACTCATCTGTGGCGGGGAATACGGGGGCCGTCCAGCGCGTCCACTCGTCGCCGCCCGCCCGCCGGGGGGCACAATGACCGGCGTGACCCACTCCAGCATTCAAGCCGCCATCGCCGACGTAACGCGCGCCTTCGCCCACCGCCCGGACGTGGCGCGCGTCTTCGCCCGTTGCCTGCCCAACACCCTGGAGACGACCGTGGGGCCGCGCGGGGACGGCACGACCTTCGTGGTGACGGGCGACATCCCCGCGATGTGGCTGCGGGACAGCACGGCGCAGGTATGGCCGTACCTGGGGCTGTGCGCGGACGACGCGGAGTTGCGCGACGTGCTGGGCGGTGTGATTCGCCAGCAGGCCCGGCTCCTCCTGGCCGACCCCTACGCCAACGCCTTCAACGCGGAGCCGAGCGGCGCGGGCCACGCGGGCGACGAGCCGCCGCGCTATCCCCTCGTGTGGGAGCGCAAGTTCGAGCTGGACTCGCTGTGCTATCCCCTGCGCCTCGCGCACCGCTTCTGGCGGGGGACGGGCGACGCGGGGCCGCTGCGGGGCGACTTCGAGGCGGCGGCGCGCACGATCGTGGACGTGATGAGGACCGAGCAGGACCATGAGGCGCGCAGCGGGTACACCTTCTTCCGCCCCGGCGACGTTTCCCCCACCGACAACCTCCCGAACGGCGGGCGCGGCCACCCGGTCGCCCGCACGGGGATGGTGTGGTCCGCCTTTCGCCCCAGCGACGACGCCTGCGAGCGCGGCTACCACGTGCCCGGCAACATGATGGCGGTCGTCGAGCTGCGTCACCTCGCCGAGATTGCGCGGGAGGTGTGGGGGGACGAGGGTTTCGCGGCGGAGGCGCTGGCCCTCGCGGACGAGATCGAGCGCGGCATCGAGACCCACGCCGCCCTGGACCACCCCACCTTCGGGCGCATGTACGCCTATGAGACGGACGGCCTGGGGAACCACGTCCTGATGGACGACGCCAACGTGCCCAGCCTGCTCGCCATCCCGTACCTCGGCTACCGCCCCGCGAGTGACGAGACGTACCGCAACACGCGCGCCTTCGTCCTAAGCCACGAGAACCCGTATTTCTGCACGGGGACGCACGCCGAGGGCGTCGGCAGCCCGCACACGCTCGCCGGGCGCGTGTGGCCCCTCGCGCTCGCCATGCGTGGGCTGACGGCCACGGACGCCGCCGAGCGGGACGCCGCGCTGGACATGCTCGTGCGGACGACGGCGGGCACCGACCTCATGCACGAGAGCTTCCACCCGGACGACCCGGCGGTATTCACGCGCGAGTGGTTCGGCTGGGCGAACAGCCTGTTTTCCGAACTCGTGTTGAGGTGTCTGGAGGACTAGATTTTCTGGGAACGTTGCAGAAGGCAGAAAGCAGAAAGCAGAAGGCTGGCAATGCGTGCCACCAGCCCTCTGCCTTTGACCTTCGCCACCCTCAGCGCCAACTTTCGCAGGAGGTCTCCCGACCGCCTCAACCCCCACCCGCGAGGTGCGAGGCGGCGGCCCGCAGGCTGGCGGGCTGGAAGCCGAAGGTATTCACGGCGGGCAGCGGCAGGTCGCGGCTGAGTTCGGGATTCCACAGGTTGACGTGCAGGGCGCGGGGGTGGGCGGTGAGCTGCTGTGCCAGCCCCATCTCCGCCTCCCCGAGCGTGACCCGGCGGGCGGTGAAGAGGACCACGGCCTCGAATGTGGCGACCTGCTCGCTGAGGTCGGGCACCTCCACGTCGTAGGGCACGACCTCACTCGCCGGGAAGTGTTCCCGGAGCAGCGCGGCCAGTTCTGTTGCCAGCGGCACCCGGTCGCTCGCCGCGCCGCCGTCCGACCGCTCGGGCACGAGGGCGAGCACGCGTGCGTCGCGTGGAAGGGGGAGCCGCACCCCGCCCTCGTCGCTCACGGCGGCGCGGGCCGCGTCCTCGATGTCGCGCCACAGCGCCCCGTCACCCAGCACCTCCTCCAGCGCGGCGAGGTCGGGGGCCGGGCAGGGGAAGCGGTCCAGCGCCGTCCGCCAGCGCCGCAGGCTGCGCGCCGTCGCCCCGGCACTCGGCGGCGCGGCGATGAAATCGCGCACCACGGGTTCCTGCCCCGCGAGGTCGGGGGCGAAGATCAGCGCGTGGTCGGCCCCCGCCTCGATGCTGCGCCGCGCCGACTCGGCCTGCGGGTACAGGTCGAGCAGGGCACCCATGTGCAGGGCGTCGGTATACACCAGCCCACCGAAGCCCAGCCGGGAGCGCAGGTCGCTCAGGATGCGGGGGCTGACGGTCGCGGGTTCGGGGGCCACGCGCGGGAGCAGCAGGTGCGCGGTCATGACGGATTCGAGACCCGCCCCCACCGCCGCCCGGAACGGCGCGAGTTCCACCGCGTCGAGGTCGGCCTCACCCCGGTCCACCGTCGGCAGGGCGAGGTGCGAGTCCACGCTGGCGTCCCCGTGGCCGGGATAGTGCTTGGCGACCGCCATCACCCCCGCCGCGTGGTGCCCGCGCAGGAAGGCGAGGCCGTGGCGGGTCACGCGCTCCGGCGTCTCCCCGAACGCCCGCTCGCCGATCACCGGATTGCGCGGGTTGGTGTTCACGTCGAGCAGCGGCGCGAAGTTGACGTTGATCCCGAGTGAGCGCAGCCCCCGCGCCATCCCAAGTGAGATGCGTTCCGTCCGCGCCGGATCGTCCCCCTCACCCAGCACCCGCCCGCCCGGCGACGTGGGCAGCCCCGGCAGCCGCACGACCGAGCCGCCCTCCTGATCGATGCTCACGAGGAGGTCCGGCCCCAGCACGTCCCGCAGGCCTACCACGAGCCGCGCCACGTCCTCCAGTTCGGTCAGGCTGCCGCGAAACAGGCACACCCCCCCGACCGGATGCCGCTCGAAAAAGCGCCGCTCCGCCGCCCCGAGGGGGTGCATGGGCAGGCTGACCGTGAGGAGTTGGCGTGGGTCGAGCGCGTCTCTGGCGGGCATGGAACGCAGCGTGGCGTGCCGGGGCGGCGCAGTGCAAGCCCGGCGGACCCGGCGTAACATGGCCCCACCCCTATGGCCCGCGTCAAACTGGCATACATCGGCGGCGGCAGCACCCGCGCGCCCGGCACCGTCGCCTCCTTCATCCGGCAGGCGGAGAGTTTTGCGGGGTCGGAGATCGTCCTCGTGGACCTCGACCCTGAGCGGCTCGACCTCGTGTGTCGCCTCGCGGGGCGCATGATCGAGGCGCGGGGTGCCGACCTGCACGTGTCAGCCACGACCAGCCGCGAGGCCGCCCTGGAGGGCTGCGACGGGGTGCTGTCGAGCTTCCGGCCCGGCGGCTTCGAGGCCCGCGCGCTCGACGAGCGTATCCCGCTCTCCCACGGGGCCATCGGGCAGGAGACGCAGGGGGCGGGGGGCCTCTTCATGGCGCTGCGGGCGCTGCACGTCACACGCGGGCTGGTGGAGGACATGGCGCGGCTGTGCCCCGGTGCCACCCTCTTCAACTACACCAATCCGGTGAACATCATCGCGCAGGCGGTGGCCGACCATTCCGACGTGCCCGTGATCTCGCTGTGCGAGGGACCCATCGTCTTCCCGCTGGAGATCGCGGAGATGGCGGGCCTCGACCCCCGGAGGGTGCGCGCCACGATGGTCGGCCTCAACCACGCCTGCTGGAGCGTGGAGGCGCAGTATGGCGGCGAACCGCTGCTCCCCCTCCTCGAACGCGCGCTGGAGGCCGGCGTGGGGGACCCCTGGGCGCGCCGGATGCTGCACCTCGCCGTCACGCTGGGCAGCCTGCCCGCCTCGTACATGAAGTACTACTTCTACGAGGCCGAGATGGGGCGTGAGCTGCGAGGCAAGGCCACGACCCGCGCCGAGGACATCCTCGCGGAGGTGCCCGACTACTGGGCACACTACCGCGAGCAGGTGCAGTCCACGGGTCCCACCCTCGACCCGGCCCGCTCGCGCGGCGGCATCTTCGAGCTGGAGGTCGCCGTGGACGTGATGGACGCGATGTTCAACGACCGGGGCGAGGTGTGGCCCTGCAACGTGGTGAACGGCGGAGCCATCGCCGACTTTCCGAGCAGCCGGGTGGTGGAGGTCCCCTGCCTCGTGGACCGCCGGGGCGCGCGTCCGCTGTCGGGCTTCCGGGTGCCGCCCCCCGTGCGGGGCCTGCTGGACGCGCTGGGCGAGTATCAGCAGCTTGCGGCGGACGCGGGCTGGCACGGCACCCGTCAGGACGCCCTACGCGCGCTCGTGAGCAATCCCCTCGTGCGGACGCTGCCGCTGGCCGAGACGCTGTACGCCGAACTTGCCCACGCGCATCGCGCCCACCTGCCGGAGCGCCTGTGGTGACGGACCGGGGAGTGAACGTCGAGGTGCTGGACGACGCGGAGGCGCTCGCCCGCCGCGCCGCCGACCTGATCGAGGGGGTGGTGCGCGAGAAGCCCACCCTCTCTCTCCTCGTTGCCACCGGAAATACCCCGCTGGCGACCTATACCGAACTCACCCGGCGGAACCTCGATGCCTCCGCCGTGACCGCCGTGCAGCTTGACGAGTACCTGGGCGTGGGCGAGGACGACCCCCGCTCGCTGTGGGGCTGGATGCGCCGCGCCTTCGTGGAACCGCTGGGCGTGAGGAAGGTCATCCGCCTTGACGCCACCGCGCCCGACCCGGTGGAGGCGTGCCGCCGCTTCGAGTTGGAGGTGGCGGCCCTCGGCGGCATTGACCTCGCCCTCCTCGGCCTCGGCCCGAACGGGCACCTGGGCTTCAACGAGCCGCCGTGCCTACCAGACGCGGGGACGCGCCCCGTGACGCTGACGCCCGAGAGCCTGGCGAGCAACGCCGCGTACTGGGATGGCCTGGCTGTGCCGACCGGGGCGCTCACGGCGGGGATGGACCTCATCCTGGGGGCGCGGCAGACCCTCCTGCTCGTGAGCGGGGCGCACAAACGCGGCATCCTCGCCCGCACGCTTCAAGAATCTCCGACCCCCGAGGTGCCCGCCTCCTGGCTGCGTGGGACGAACACGACCGTCCTCGCCGACCGCGCCGCGTGGGGGGGCCTGTGACCGCTCCCGAACTCGTCCTCGGCATCGACGCGGGCAACACGAAGACGGTGGCCCTCGTCGCCGACCCTTCCGGGCGCGTCCTGGGCTGGGGGCGCGGGGGAGGGGGCAACATCTACGTCTCCAAACGGGAGGCGCTGGCCGCTCTGGACCGGGCCGTGCTGGGGGCGCTGGAGATGGCCGGGGTGCGGTCCCAGGACCTCTGCGCCGCCGTCCTGAGCGCGACGGGGGCCGACTGGCCCGAGGACTTCGCGCTGCTGGGGGCCGAACTGGAGGCGCGCGGCTGGGGACGGACGCGGCAGGTGGTGAACGACGCGGTGGGTGCCCTGCACGCCGCCTCCCCGAGCGGCACGGGCGTCATGGTCGCCTGCGGCACGAGCGCGGGCATCGCCGCCGCCGCCCCGGACGGCCAGACCTGGCACACGAGCTACTGGCAGGAACCCGAGGGGGCCGAGGAATTGGGCGGGGCCACCCTCCGCGCCGTGTACCGGGCCGAACTGGGCCTCGACCCGCCGACCCTGCTGACCGCGCGCGTGCTGGCCCTCTACCGCCTGCCCTCCGTGGAGGCCGT includes:
- a CDS encoding LacI family DNA-binding transcriptional regulator: MTEPAPISPIVPFSAPATLTDIARLAGVSRMTASNVINGKPGMSEATRLRVLRAVEETGYVANPAARVLAGRRTNLIGVLAPRYGVPYVTELLHGALAAAEDAGMNLAVFTTSGSPALERERAALLRTLADGVLLILPSGDEHQVFRDALPVVTAGSCTPLSVRGDNVHGGELVARHLLALGHRRVAYIRGPDTSPVYREESAARERGFLGGLRAGGVEVPPAYLAQGDFTEAGGEQAAGALLALSEPPTAIFAANDSTALGVLRAAERRGVRVPGELSVVGYDDVGAAARGRPPLTTVRQPLPEMGAAAVRRLLDLVRGLSPPPPPPFPTSLIVRHSTGPPP
- a CDS encoding glycoside hydrolase family 125 protein, whose amino-acid sequence is MTHSSIQAAIADVTRAFAHRPDVARVFARCLPNTLETTVGPRGDGTTFVVTGDIPAMWLRDSTAQVWPYLGLCADDAELRDVLGGVIRQQARLLLADPYANAFNAEPSGAGHAGDEPPRYPLVWERKFELDSLCYPLRLAHRFWRGTGDAGPLRGDFEAAARTIVDVMRTEQDHEARSGYTFFRPGDVSPTDNLPNGGRGHPVARTGMVWSAFRPSDDACERGYHVPGNMMAVVELRHLAEIAREVWGDEGFAAEALALADEIERGIETHAALDHPTFGRMYAYETDGLGNHVLMDDANVPSLLAIPYLGYRPASDETYRNTRAFVLSHENPYFCTGTHAEGVGSPHTLAGRVWPLALAMRGLTATDAAERDAALDMLVRTTAGTDLMHESFHPDDPAVFTREWFGWANSLFSELVLRCLED
- a CDS encoding glycoside hydrolase family 3 N-terminal domain-containing protein, which codes for MPARDALDPRQLLTVSLPMHPLGAAERRFFERHPVGGVCLFRGSLTELEDVARLVVGLRDVLGPDLLVSIDQEGGSVVRLPGLPTSPGGRVLGEGDDPARTERISLGMARGLRSLGINVNFAPLLDVNTNPRNPVIGERAFGETPERVTRHGLAFLRGHHAAGVMAVAKHYPGHGDASVDSHLALPTVDRGEADLDAVELAPFRAAVGAGLESVMTAHLLLPRVAPEPATVSPRILSDLRSRLGFGGLVYTDALHMGALLDLYPQAESARRSIEAGADHALIFAPDLAGQEPVVRDFIAAPPSAGATARSLRRWRTALDRFPCPAPDLAALEEVLGDGALWRDIEDAARAAVSDEGGVRLPLPRDARVLALVPERSDGGAASDRVPLATELAALLREHFPASEVVPYDVEVPDLSEQVATFEAVVLFTARRVTLGEAEMGLAQQLTAHPRALHVNLWNPELSRDLPLPAVNTFGFQPASLRAAASHLAGGG
- a CDS encoding family 4 glycosyl hydrolase, with the translated sequence MARVKLAYIGGGSTRAPGTVASFIRQAESFAGSEIVLVDLDPERLDLVCRLAGRMIEARGADLHVSATTSREAALEGCDGVLSSFRPGGFEARALDERIPLSHGAIGQETQGAGGLFMALRALHVTRGLVEDMARLCPGATLFNYTNPVNIIAQAVADHSDVPVISLCEGPIVFPLEIAEMAGLDPRRVRATMVGLNHACWSVEAQYGGEPLLPLLERALEAGVGDPWARRMLHLAVTLGSLPASYMKYYFYEAEMGRELRGKATTRAEDILAEVPDYWAHYREQVQSTGPTLDPARSRGGIFELEVAVDVMDAMFNDRGEVWPCNVVNGGAIADFPSSRVVEVPCLVDRRGARPLSGFRVPPPVRGLLDALGEYQQLAADAGWHGTRQDALRALVSNPLVRTLPLAETLYAELAHAHRAHLPERLW
- a CDS encoding glucosamine-6-phosphate deaminase encodes the protein MTDRGVNVEVLDDAEALARRAADLIEGVVREKPTLSLLVATGNTPLATYTELTRRNLDASAVTAVQLDEYLGVGEDDPRSLWGWMRRAFVEPLGVRKVIRLDATAPDPVEACRRFELEVAALGGIDLALLGLGPNGHLGFNEPPCLPDAGTRPVTLTPESLASNAAYWDGLAVPTGALTAGMDLILGARQTLLLVSGAHKRGILARTLQESPTPEVPASWLRGTNTTVLADRAAWGGL
- a CDS encoding N-acetylglucosamine kinase, with product MTAPELVLGIDAGNTKTVALVADPSGRVLGWGRGGGGNIYVSKREALAALDRAVLGALEMAGVRSQDLCAAVLSATGADWPEDFALLGAELEARGWGRTRQVVNDAVGALHAASPSGTGVMVACGTSAGIAAAAPDGQTWHTSYWQEPEGAEELGGATLRAVYRAELGLDPPTLLTARVLALYRLPSVEAVLHAFTRRNRRPPGRVGRLARVLLDVAAEGDATARSLVERHGAALGDYALVAARRVGLGRTAFDLCAAGGVMRHGSSLLRGAMLARVREGEPGATLRGGSPEPVVGAVLLALRAAHTQPPGEATLHGWRATLTATLPPATLFHT